In the Gemmatimonadota bacterium genome, GCGGGTGAAAGCGATGTCGAGGTCGATCCCGCGGGCGGCGCAGAGGAACGCGTCCTTCTGCGCGATCATCTCGCCCCCCCATTGCTTCAGGTCGGCGACGAAGATCTTCCCCGGGGTCGGCGTCGCGAAGGCCACGTCGCGGCGCACCGCAGCGGAGTTCCCGAAGAGCGTGATGAAGAACGACTCGCCCGTGAGCAGGCGCTTCCCGGCGCCGAGCAGCTTGCCGAAGAGGCCGCCGCCCTGATTGTTCGGGTCGAGCGTCGTCGCCATCTGGATGCCGTCCTCCATGTACATCATGCCGCCAGCCTCGGCGAAGACGGCTTCACCCGGATCCAGGGTGATGATGACGCCCTGCATGTCGTCACCTACGATGCGGTAGTCGATGATGTCAGCGGCCATTGGGATCGAGGAAGGTGGAAGGAAGGAGGGTGGAAGCGCACGAACGGCGCGGGCGCGGGATGCGGAGAATCTAGCGTCCCGACGGCGGTCATTCCGTCACCGTCTCGCTCGCCATGCGTCGAGCGCCGCGGCTCCGCCTTCATCCTTCCCCCTTCAGCCTTCTTCGAACAATGTGACCCGCGACACACTCGTCCCAAATAGCGGACAGATCGGGGCGAGCACGACGGCAAAGCCCATGCGGATCAATGACTTACGAAACCTGCACGCGTTGGCACTCGTCCTGCATTCATAGGAACCGAACCCCAGCCCACCCGAGGCCTCAATGCTCGCCCGTCGCCCCATCCTCGCCCTCGTCGTCGCCGCACTCGCTGTCTCGGCGTGCGGCATCAAGCGCGTCAGCCGCGTCGACCCCAACAGCGTCACCGATCTCTCGGGCCGTTGGAACGACACCGACTCGCGACTCGTCGCCAACGAGCTCATCGGCCAGTCCCTTGGCGCCTCCTGGGCGCGCGACTGGGCCGCGGCCAACAACGGGCAGTCGCCCACGATCATCGTCGGCGAGTTCCGCAATCGCACCATGGAGCACATCGCGGTCGGGACGTTCGTTCGCGACCTCGAGCGGGCCTACATCACGTCCGGCGCGGTCCGTGTCGTCGCGAGCCGCGAGGAGCGTCAGGACGTCCGCGACGAGCGCGCCGACCAGCAGGTCAACGCGACCGCCGAGTCGCGCGCGCGGATGGCGCGTGAGCAAGGCGCGCGCTTCATGCTGCAGGGCGATGTCCAGGCGATCGAGGACTCCGAGGGGCGAGAGAAGATCACGTTCTACCAGATCGACGCGACGCTGATCGATCTCGAGAGTAACGCGAAG is a window encoding:
- a CDS encoding TIGR00266 family protein is translated as MAADIIDYRIVGDDMQGVIITLDPGEAVFAEAGGMMYMEDGIQMATTLDPNNQGGGLFGKLLGAGKRLLTGESFFITLFGNSAAVRRDVAFATPTPGKIFVADLKQWGGEMIAQKDAFLCAARGIDLDIAFTRKLGAGFFGGEGFILQRLRGDGLAFLSASGTLIERDLRPGETLRVDTGCLVAFQSSVNYDIEMVRGIKNMVFGGEGMFYVKLTGPGRVILQTLPFSRLAARVIAHAPAMQRQGSAAAGILGGLIGDQG
- a CDS encoding penicillin-binding protein activator LpoB, with protein sequence MLARRPILALVVAALAVSACGIKRVSRVDPNSVTDLSGRWNDTDSRLVANELIGQSLGASWARDWAAANNGQSPTIIVGEFRNRTMEHIAVGTFVRDLERAYITSGAVRVVASREERQDVRDERADQQVNATAESRARMAREQGARFMLQGDVQAIEDSEGREKITFYQIDATLIDLESNAKVWVGQHKIKKYIQRRRLTP